One window from the genome of Labeo rohita strain BAU-BD-2019 chromosome 10, IGBB_LRoh.1.0, whole genome shotgun sequence encodes:
- the pitpnab gene encoding phosphatidylinositol transfer protein alpha isoform: protein MLIKEFRVILPISVEEYQVGQLYSVAEASKNETGGGEGVEVLKNEPYEKDGEKGQYTHKIYHLQSKVPSFVRMLAPASALNIHEKAWNAYPYCRTVITNEYMKENFLIKIETWHKPDMGQQDNVHGLDPDTWKKVDVVYIDIADRSQVEPKDYKPEEDPTKFKSVKTGRGPLGPDWKKELPKRTDCPHMCAYKLVTVKFKWWGLQNKVENFIQKQEKRLFTNFHRQLFCWIDKWIELNMDDIRRMEEETRKELDEMRVKDPVKGMVALED, encoded by the exons TATCAGGTCGGGCAGCTCTACTCAGTAGCGGAAGCCAGTAAGAACGAGACGGGTGGAGGAGAAGGCGTTGAGGTGTTGAAGAACGAACCATATGAGAAGGATGGAGAGAAGGGACAGTACACACATAAAATCTACCACCTGCAGAG TAAAGTCCCGTCATTTGTACGAATGCTTGCACCAGCATCAGCACTGAACATTCACGAGAAAGCTTGGAACGCCTACCCATACTGCCGCacag TAATCACT aaTGAGTATATGAAAGAAAACTTTCTCATCAAGATTGAGACGTGGCACAAACCCGATATGGGACAGCAGGACAAT GTTCACGGTCTAGACCCAGACACCTGGAAGAAGGTGGATGTGGTGTACATAGACATCGCAGACCGAAGTCAGGTGGAGCCAAAG GACTATAAACCAGAGGAAGACCCTACTAAGTTTAAGTCTGTAAAGACTGGAAGAGGACCGCTCGGTCCGGATTGGAAg AAAGAGCTACCTAAAAGGACAGACTGCCCACACATGTGTGCCTACAAACTGGTTACTGTCAAGTTCAAGTGGTGGGGCCTGCAAAACAAAGTGGAAAACTTTATTCAAAAG CAAGAGAAGCGCTTGTTCACTAATTTCCACCGACAGCTATTCTGTTGGATTGATAAATGGATCGAGCTGAACATGGACGACATCCGCAGAATGGAGGAAGAAACCAGGAAGGAACTGGATGAG ATGAGAGTGAAGGATCCAGTGAAAGGCATGGTGGCTCTTGAAGACTAA